Part of the Thunnus albacares chromosome 11, fThuAlb1.1, whole genome shotgun sequence genome, tagacataTAGATGGATGTCAATGAAAACATCTGTCATGAAATAGAGACTCACAGCAGccctcactgttttttttacattactcAGTGTGTGACTGATGAAgtttgaaaaggagaaaaaggcaaaataaagttgttgtttttcactgaTCCACCTGTCCCCTaacatctcaggtgcttcttgCTGGACATGTCATTCCAAATGCGGTGCATCTCTTCAGGGGAAATCTGGTGGACGGTGATAACCCGTCTGTACCTGCAGAGACTGTAGGCCATTTTCCAGTGATTAAAACCACTGTTCTGATAAGGGTGTATACCCAGCTTACGCAAACACAGTCCCACATACACATCCTCCAGGTGCAACAGTCTTGTGTGTAATGAAGTCTTGAAGATTAGCTCAGCCACATCTGCTGAGAACACGTAGCCAGTGCCTGAACAGAAAGGTGGGTATTTACTGTCAGGATACAGGTCTCTGGACATGTACCACTTACTGCGCATGTCCCTTATAGGACCACCGTTTATCACATAGCCGGTGAAATATCTCCTTCTTGGCTTGGTGGTGGGCTTCAGGAGCTTGTAGATCAGATTGTCCATGTTGACAAAGATATCACTGTCTGTCTTCATGACATACTGTGCTTTAGGGCAGAAGGTAGCCACCCAGCGCATGCCCATCATGGTCTTGAGGGTGAGGTTGTGGTAAGAGTCAATGAAGTTCTCCACCACGATGTCATGGAAAATCTGGCTCTCCTGCTCTACCATCTGGTTCAGGACGGCATCCGTGTTCCTTCCCAACAGAAAGATGGTGAGGATGCGGATGTCGCTGAAGGTGCTCTCATCCCCCCAGGTCTCCCGGATGGCTTGCCGAGCATCAAACTCCTTGTGCGTGGTGCTGATGAGGATAACCAGAAAGGGAGTGACACTTTCGCATTTCTTCGGCTCATTGATGACAAATTCAAAGGCATGTGGGTTGAGGGGGCGGGTGTGGATGTTGGTGAAGGTGATGTTTTTGTGAGGTTTCACAGTCTTCCGTACAGGCAGAGACATCTGGCCAACATAAGTGGATGTTGGGCGAGATATACTCAAGTACCACAGAGCGCTCGCCCAGCAGACCACTGTCAACAGGTATAAACATGACACTTTCGAAGGCATTATGCTGCATTTAGGTGTATTTTGATGAGTTGGATCTTATAAGGCTTTCTTTCCATTAGCAATTTTTCACCCAGCGAGGCAGCATTAAGCTGCTCCAGCGTACAGTTTGACATTAATTGTCAGTAATGGATTACTTTAGAGAGAAGTGATGCTGTTTGCGTTTCAATGCAAAGCACTTAAAAATTGTATGGAAGTCCAATTTCTCTTGTTGACACTGCTGCTTCTCCATTTACatctgaaagagagagaagagaaatggAACCttagcaaagacaaaaaaaaaaaatatatatatatatatatatatatacagtcccagtcaaaagtttggatacactttctcattcaagtgaatgggaaggtgtatccaaacatttgacttgtACTGTATAAGATGCTCACATTGtccatttaattttctttttgctttcacaTTCACTGACAAACAACACCAAACACTTAATGGTTATATGATCATATCACAAAGCAGATTTTGAAATGAGCCTGCAACATCTATCACTgacaatttattttcttttactgtagCAGTAGTGAGGGGCCATCAATAACATCACTTTTCAATTACTTTGTTATTGTAAACTGAACTAAATGCTCATATGAATGAAGTAAAACTTTGTATCAGAACTTAATGCAAGACGTGacaacattttacaacattCAATACATGATCCTAGTACACAGGCTGACATTTCGCAAGAGTGCAAATGGCCTTTAAAAAATTTAaaccaaaagcaaaaaaaaaagaaaaggtttacATGCTTTCTTGTTCTGTGGCTCAAAAGAGCTGTGGGGTTGGCAGCATTCTGCATGACAGCGTGATATGGTGGTACAAAGGGAACACAGTGCCATGATAAGCTTCTCCCCCGGGGTGCTTTTTCCCCCTGGTTTGTGCAATTTAATGTCTATTTTTTGAGCAGTCATTCTGCTGCGTGGACGCTGAAGTGGCATAAAGccatttgtttgtgctttttgcGCAGGTGGCATGTATATGTCGGCATGTGGAGCATGTATCTTGGCTTTTAAAGCTCTCAGtgacttttcttttcattcGGGGGAAGGCAGATCATACAGCGCATTACACAGGAGAATGGCCATTACACAATGAAACTCTATTTCCATCTTCAAAGCTGGAGAGGACCAAAACCTAGTTTGAGCAGGCAAATGCAGCCATAATGACATGATTTGAATTCCATTTAACAATAGACTGCAATTACCTGCAGTCTATACCCATATTGTATACCAAGGTACTCTACTTAGACTGAAACACAGGCCATTAACATGAAAGGATACATGCATACTTTGAAAACAATGCCTTCTTCTTTGAAGAAAGTAATTTCTCACATGAATTAGTGCTGCACTTTTATGTCTGTAAAGTATGAGAAATATACCTTCTTATCTTGCACTCTGACTGCATCTACATtaacttaagtacagttttgaggtatttgtactttatttgagtgtgctactttatacttccactccactacatttcagagggaaatactgtacatttattcaacatctttagttacttttcagatgaagatttgacacgatggataatataacaagcttttaaaatacaacacattattaaagatgaaaccagtggtttccaatctttttggcttttgacgtcttgaaaaagcagtgtgtagtcggggtcacatttcagatgtctatgagttgtcaacagctccaccaaatagtgatttttccctctaaacttctcacatgatttcacttcaataaatgttcaaatgatgcaatatttcaccaaaaatcaaagattagagaacaagtccaaaaactgaaaacatatttgtgtatCAGGActtagttttttcttctttcctctcccattaatcatctcacaacccctcagatttatctggtgaccctttgggggggcccgacccctaggttggaaaccactggactaaaccagttaaatgtatataaagtagttgaaactagctccacctccagcagctacaacagtaacatgctgcttacacactgatgctttagtattaataatctaatgatgtcatatataataatatatcagtcagagggatcaAACCACTACTATTACTTtaatacttaaagtacattttgctgctaacatgtatgtatttttacttaagtaggatttttcattcaggactttcacttgtaatgtCATTTTCTACATTGCTGCATTGgcacttttactgaagtaaatgatctgaatactttttccaccactgatactgtttatttgttgtaCTGTAAACTCCAGAATACATTTCTGAGCAGGACATTATCAGTCTGAGTCTGTCTTTTGAAAGATGTTATTTCTCGGTTTATTTTGTAGTGAACCCTGTTCCCAAGAGTCTTTCAGTAAAACTCTAAAGTTAGAAGGATATGCTCACAATATCAGACTTCTCCTCTTGTGAAATTACTATAAGATCTCAAAGGATTCAGAGAAGCAAACAACAGTTCCCTTTAGCAATAGTTTATTCAGACACAGTAAAAGCACAGACTTGATATTTTCTAATAACCAGAGGAGGTGGGAGGGTCAGGTAGAGTGGAGATAGAATGACAGACCAAGCAATGAGTGTTTGTGCTGAGGTTAATAATGTAgtgaaagacacaaacacacaaataaacaagccACATACTATGTACACATGTTCAAATACACAATAACCAGAGCCAGCTGGTATCAAGCAGTCACATTATCACTTTGAAATCTCACTTTCCATGCTGAAGCAAAAATATTTATGAGACAGAAATGAGGCAATGTGACAGTTCATTTGGCTGCCAGTCTGTAAAACATGAACTCTAGTGGCTTTTCAAAACAAGCATTTCTAAACTTGTCTAGGTCtctcatgtgcacacacaccacCAGATTAAACAGACTGCTCAATTTGTCCCTGTGACTGACATAGAAGAACATAAATTTTACAACTTCTGAACGTCTAACATTCACTTGTTTGGAATGAAATGAGGATGCTTTAACTGAAATGAGATTAATTACATAATGTCTTGTTGCTCCACTATCTGTGACAAGCGATGACTCATGTACTGACGCACCAGCCCAAACAAGTGGCCGAGGGAGAGCTCAGTACCGTGTTTTGACTGTCACACAATCAAACCAAATGTTAAATCACTAATCTGTGTGATGATTATAGTCATGATGATTGTGCATCATTCAGTGCTGTGATTTCCTGCATCACTTATATTTAACATCAGatatttgcgtgtgtgtgtgtgtgtgtgtgtgtgtgtgtgtgtgtgtgtgtgtgtgtgtgtgtgtgtgtgtgtgtgtgtgtgagacagagagctATAAATGGATTTCTTGCCATTGCGATTCAGGTGGAAGCATATATCAGtattactgtaaaacagtaagACAAGATTTGCTAAATCAAAACAACCCAATAATACTGGAGTTTAAAGTTTGCACAACCATCAACTGCTTGGAAAAATGCTATTTGCAGTACAGATGAATTTGGACTATCTAAGCCATCCATCAAACCCAAAATGTGCTCTCGAGACCACACTTTGTTCAACAGGTTATTAAGTGTACCTTACTATAAAATGGGCCTCATGCTTCTTAAGAGGCACTTGAAAGTGATTTAAAAAGATTTGTGGCATTcattaattttctatttaaaaTTACAGTGAAACTAAATTTTCTCTTAGGTACAAACCAAACTTACAAGTGGTCCTGTCATACAATTCATGAACAGTTggggagaaacacttgtttgacttggAATAATAATGTCTTAAAGGGGATGTACCAGATCTATATTtgtattctggggctctactggaatatctctgcatgatttacagttcaaataactccttatttatcttatactggctctttttgcagcccctcagttcagcctctgtctgaaacaggctgttttagctcctgtctcttaaaggcccccctcccgatgagcccactctgttctgattggccagctctcagAAACTGGCCCTTGGCAGACCTCTGGCAGCTCGGAGGTTACGTCAACACACAGAAGTAGTAAgatttcactacttttacttgttctttacttgaaatggaaacttctcttAGACATCCGTATATGTTCGAGCCAGAATCCTATCCGAAATATATAAGAGTGgacaatacaaacaacacatggaacaaccttagcaacaaagactacggAACGGGGGcgtgtgtgaacaatctgacatcatcatgaggaggaagtagaggtaacattgtaATTGAAGCGTTAGAGCAGGTTGAAACagtggcttttgactttcagggagaaTTTTTTccatacgttcacctcaagttttggaactttgaccatgtttaacacagacatcggccattataacagtataaaaataacagaaaatcacaaaaagcattatgtcccctttaatctgaagtttaaatacagtatgataCAGAAATCAACTAAGTTAAAATATAgctaaaacaaacttaatgcaaaattCATATTCTGTTCATCATCATTATGGATTTCCAATTTActggaaagttttttttagatCGGATGATTTTTATTGACATATTTTGCCGCAACAACTTATACGTTTCAGTAGTTGCACGGAAACTTTCTCTCACTGACACTCTAACAGCTGCCTCAGGGTCTTTCTGCAGGCCCCTGTCCAGTAGTTCTGTTGCACCTGACAGAGTAATATCACCTACTGTAGCCTGTAATAGCCTATTCTCCTGAGAGAGAACTGAGAGAAGCTTAGGCATTCTCATACTAACAGCGTTTCTCTGCAGCTTTGGGAATCAGGCATTTAGGTGGACTCGTGGTGGTAAGAAAAATACGTTTTGAATAGATGTGTTATCATAGCTctgtctgttatttgtttcatgGGTCTTGAAGATTCAGACACTGGCTGTCTGCATGTGTGGAAGCCTTGATGTGGCGGCTCTAGCTTTTGTTTACGTGACTGCAGCATGGAGCAGAGCCCGCAGGCAGTCAGCTAGACCTTTGCAGAGCTATTATTACAATCAGTCTGGATGTCACACTGAGAGTCAGTCATAAAATCTCCTGCTCTGTGTGACCAGATTGGGCTGGTGACTGGCAGAAAGGACAGTAAAATATAAAGCGGTCTATATTATACAGGGAGGAACAGGTGCACACAGTAGCACCTTCGAGTACTGGACTTTCAGGACATAAAACAcactacagaaacacaaaggagggaaataaaacaaggaaaataatTAGCCTATAATAGCAACAGAGACCCAATTTATCATGATTTATTATATAGCAAGAGGTAAACTTGTATGGGGAGCACAGCACAAAGACAGCCATTCATCAAGACATGACACTTCTTTCTCCAGGCCTCTGGGTTGACTGTTTGGCGGGCTGGTTTATAAAAGGGCTATTACACTGTCCTCTgcacacaacaaaaatgttttgattcaTGGCCCCATGACCATCTATAGACAGGTCTCTAAAGTGTTTTTCCAATAACAACGTCTCTGAGCTAATAGATTGCCAGATTGAATTAACTGGTACATACAAAGCTAGAGTACTGGGGAGAGCCAAAAATTTAAATTGATTACCTCGGCTTTCATTTGACAGACCACTCATTGAATATTGTTggttatatttttaataacacAGCACACTAATGGCAGAGATTTAGAGATaacattaattttaataatagaTGCTTTGCATTTCAATACCTTACGCACTCTGCATGAAGACAACGGTGTATCTCCACCTTgctgttttacagtttgtctCGATCGCTTTCTCACTATAACTGGCAGAAtaaatttctttctttgcacacaaactgtttttttttcactggtTTATATTGGTAAATAcatggaaattattttattgtattctaCGTTCTTTATCAGTTGCGTATTTTTAAAGTACATATACTTTTTCActcaatttcagtttattttactaCAGTATCTTGaggaatttgaaaatgtatacatgtgttgtgtctttatattgtgtTCATCATGTTAAGAGATTGCTCTAATGGAAAATCATAAGCGCCATTATTCATTGCAGTAACAGGTTTTTATGGTAGCGTTTTGAATTGATCTCACCAGTGTGTAATGGCAATTTTGTAGtgtaatgtgtattttatgGCTTTTGTGTGATGTCTGAAGGCAAACTTTGGATTAGATGTAAGATTACATGGTTTTGAATGGAGAGTTTGGTTTTGACGTTTGTGAAGATGAGTTTGCAGTTACGCATTCCTGTTTTAAGTTTTGGGAAATGGAGCATAATTTCAAGAAATAT contains:
- the b3galt1b gene encoding beta-1,3-galactosyltransferase 1, giving the protein MPSKVSCLYLLTVVCWASALWYLSISRPTSTYVGQMSLPVRKTVKPHKNITFTNIHTRPLNPHAFEFVINEPKKCESVTPFLVILISTTHKEFDARQAIRETWGDESTFSDIRILTIFLLGRNTDAVLNQMVEQESQIFHDIVVENFIDSYHNLTLKTMMGMRWVATFCPKAQYVMKTDSDIFVNMDNLIYKLLKPTTKPRRRYFTGYVINGGPIRDMRSKWYMSRDLYPDSKYPPFCSGTGYVFSADVAELIFKTSLHTRLLHLEDVYVGLCLRKLGIHPYQNSGFNHWKMAYSLCRYRRVITVHQISPEEMHRIWNDMSSKKHLRC